The genomic stretch CCTAGTTCAAAATAGAAGCATTAAGAACTTAGAGTTGAATGGAACAATTTCAACGCTGGCTATTGAGAAAATCCAACTTGTTCCCGATGCTTTTAGAGTTATGGTAACGGCTAAAGGTGAGATATCTATTATGGTTACAAAGCTAAATTAGTATGGTTTATCGCTTCGATTTTAGTGGCTTTAAAAGAAATTCAAGACCATTTAGCTTAATTTCATACATAGTTTCTAGGAGCATTCCCAGCCGTCCGGTTGGAAATCCTTTTTGCTTGAACCATACAAGGTAACTTTCAGGCAAGTCGCACAACTTCCATCCCTTGTATTTGCCAAAGGGCATAGGCATGGTTACCAATTCGAGCAGGGCTTTGGGGTCAGGTCCCAAGAGATCGTTAGACATTTGTGTGTAGATAGATTTTTGCTACTGATCAATGTTTCTGCGGTTACTCTTCTTTTCGGAGGTTGCCTTCTTATGTTCCAGCCGCCTTTCTTTTGATCCCTTTGTTGGCCGTGTTGGCTTTCGTTTCTTTCTTGGAGTTAACGCGGTTTGCAATATATCAAAAAACTTAATCACGCAAATCGCCTTATTTTTAAGTTGTGTTCGCTCTTCCTGCGATACAATAATGAGCAAGCCTGCTGCCGTAAGCCGAGATTGTATCTTTTGAGCAAGAGTCTCTTTTTCCCAAGAGGTAAGCAGTTCAGAATCAGGAACCGAAAAACGAAGCTCTACTTTTGTATTCACCTTATTTACATTCTGGCCTCCTGCTCCGCTGCTTCGAGAGGCGCTAAAAGTAAATTCTGTCGAAAAATCGCGCTTCCAAGCGGGTATTTCAAAAATCGATCTTTTTGGTTCTTCAGGCGGTAATTGGGGATTCATGGTTGTATTAAGAATTGTCACTATTGTCAACAATCACTTCTGATTCTGCTTCCAATGCAATGATATTGCCAGGATTTGTGGTTGATTTGAAGGAATAGTGCTTTTGTGAAAAATAGCTGAAAATGATAACAAACCCTGTCGCAAGCATTTTTGAAGGGGTAGGGTATATTCCTAACTGCTCAACAAATAGTTTTATTAGAATATAATTTATTAGTATAGAACCAAATACAATGATTCCGTAACGAAATAGTTGAACTCTTCCCCGCAAATCGGACTGTTGGAAGGTAATGAACTTATTCAGCAAGAACCCTGTGGGAAAAGTCACACAAAAAGAGATGATAAATGCAGCAATATAGGGGCTTACTGCAGTAAAGCCTAAATTTACAATCTCCTTATCAAGAATAAAGTTATAGCTTATGAAATATAGGAAGATATCTAGCACCATGTTTCCTCCACCGCAGGCTGCATAGCGAAATGTCTGCTGTGGTATAATCGTGCGAAATGGCTTATAGAACCAATCGATGGTGGATATT from Williamwhitmania taraxaci encodes the following:
- the arfB gene encoding alternative ribosome rescue aminoacyl-tRNA hydrolase ArfB, which encodes MNPQLPPEEPKRSIFEIPAWKRDFSTEFTFSASRSSGAGGQNVNKVNTKVELRFSVPDSELLTSWEKETLAQKIQSRLTAAGLLIIVSQEERTQLKNKAICVIKFFDILQTALTPRKKRKPTRPTKGSKERRLEHKKATSEKKSNRRNIDQ
- a CDS encoding GtrA family protein translates to MNFNFLQRWIISTIDWFYKPFRTIIPQQTFRYAACGGGNMVLDIFLYFISYNFILDKEIVNLGFTAVSPYIAAFIISFCVTFPTGFLLNKFITFQQSDLRGRVQLFRYGIIVFGSILINYILIKLFVEQLGIYPTPSKMLATGFVIIFSYFSQKHYSFKSTTNPGNIIALEAESEVIVDNSDNS
- a CDS encoding DUF3820 family protein, with the protein product MSNDLLGPDPKALLELVTMPMPFGKYKGWKLCDLPESYLVWFKQKGFPTGRLGMLLETMYEIKLNGLEFLLKPLKSKR